The following nucleotide sequence is from Bacteroidota bacterium.
CTCCAACCAGCTTCAGGGAATGGGAGGGGTTATGATAATAATTTGCAGCCATAATTCCCAATGCTTTCTGGCTGTTGGCAACTTTTACATAGGTTATTCCGGACTGAATATTCGCGGGGATATCTTCACAGATTATCGATTTGGCTCCCCGGTCTATAGCCTGATCAATAAAGCGATGCCCATCAGAGAGGCTTCCTTTAACGGCGACGAATGCCTCATCACGGTTCACTTTTCGGGAGTCAAATGATAACCCGGCCACAGGGATCACCGTGGTTCCGATAACCTCCTCAATGCTGACGCCAAATAATATTTCCATCAATGTCCGGGTCATCTGTTCAGGTTGATAGTTTTAATGTGATTGTTCTGCCTTTTTCAATAATGTTTCCCGAAGGGATCGACTGTTCGGTCACAATCCCTCTGCCTTGTATCCGGGTTTTCAAACCAAGGTTCTCCAGTAGGTAAACCGCATCCCTGGCCTTCATTCCCTTTACATTCGGAACGATACCCGGGATCACACGCCGGGGAAGATATTTTATGTTGTGCTTTTGTCCTTTTGCCACTATCCATTCAGTATGCCTGCTTGCAGTGTCAATTTCTATCCCAAGTTGGGTGAAGATTTCATCAAGATCATGGTGGAGTCCGATGGTATACGCAGGCTGGGCAAGGTGCCCAGTATCAATATCTTCTATTGGGAGCATTGCAGAAGCATAAATCTTATCGGCAATTTCTTTGAATACAGGAGCTGCAACCGAACTGCCATAGTAGTAGCCTTTCCTTGGATCGTTTACCAGGACTATACACGAGTATTTAGGATCGTCGGCGGGGAAATAGCCTACAAAGGACGAATTGTAGACTTTATTTCCATATCCTTTATTTTTATCGGCAATACGGGCTGTTCCGGTTTTTCCGGCAATTTTATAGGGTGCATTTCGTATAATGGTCGCTGTTCCCCGTTCTACAACACCTTCGAGCAATGACCTAACCGAATCAACCGTACGGCGGGAACATATTCTGTCATCCAGGATCTCCGTTTTGAACCTTTCTATGGTTTTTCCTGAACTTTTAATTTCTTTCACAAACATGGGTTTGACCATGGTCCCGTTGTTTGCTATGGCATTATAGAAGGTAAGCATCTGCAAGGGTGTCATCATGACTTCATAGCCATAAGACATTACCGGTAGTGTTGTTCCATACCAGTTTTTCTTGTCAGAAGGGTCTTTTACAACAGGAGTACCTTCACCTTTAATTTCAACTCCAAGGGGTTCATGAAGGTGCATGTCTTTCAAATGCTCCACAAATTGTTTGGGATTGTCTGAATAGGCTGCATCAATGAGTTTGGAAATCCCGACATTGGAAGATTTTTCAAATGCCTCTCTTACGGTGATTTTTCCGTCTCCAATTTTTTTTACGTCCTGAACGGTATGGCCATAGTAGGTTGTCCATCCATCACCAACGTCAACGATATCGGTGAGTTTTACTTTTTTATCTTCCAGGAGTGCGATGATGGAGGCTAATTTGAAAGTTGAACCCGGTTCTACAATTTCGCCTATGGCGTAATTATAAAGTTCTTCATATCTGTCTTTTTTCTCATTTAATCTCAGGTTAGCAATGGCTTTTATTTCTCCGGTTTCGACCTCCATGACCACGGCGCAACCCTGAAAAGCCTGATTTTTAATAAGGGTTTTCATCAAAGCCGATTCTGCGATGTCCTGATAATTAATATCGATGGTCGTGATGATATCTTTTCCATTATCAGGTTCGACCTGGTTTTCATCCTGAACAGGCATCCAGTCGCCATGACTAAGTTTCCGGTGCAGTTGAACCCCGTTTCGTCCTGCCAGATATTCGCTGTAAGAGCCTTCGAGTCCGACAAAAATGCCTTCCTCTTTTACTTCAAATCCTATGGTTCTGCGGGCCAGGTTGTCAAAAGGCATGATACGGCGGGTGTACGAACGGGTTATAAGGCCTCCTTTATACTTGCCATTCCTGAAAATGGGGAACTCCCGGAGTTTTTTAAGTTCGTTGTAGGTAACGTTTTTCTTTATCAGGAAATAGCGGTTACCCTTTTCTCTTGCTTTGATCAGAGATGATTTGTATTCAAACTTGCTTTTATCTCCGAATAATCCGGCCAGTGCGGCAGCCAGGGAATCAACCTTTTGTGAGAACATTTGCTTGCTGATCAGCGGGGAGGCAACATCCATGCGTACTTCAAATATCGGGACGGAGACGGCCATCATGCTCCCATCACTCGACATAATATTTCCCCGGTTTGCCTCAATGGTAAAATACCTTAACTCCTGCTCCTGGGCTTTCTGGATGAGTTCGGGGCCCTCGGCAACCTGGATGTAAATGACTTTCAAGACAATAGCTATGCCGAGGAGGATGATCCCCGCGTAAACAAGATAAACTCTCTTTAATATGGTCTTCCGTCCGTCTGTCATTTCCCGTTAATCTTCTATGATGATTTTCCCTGGAGGGGTAGTAGATGCTTTGATCCCATCCTTTTCCAGGAATTTAACCAGTGACGATTGCTTTTTTTGTCCCATA
It contains:
- a CDS encoding transpeptidase family protein; this translates as MTDGRKTILKRVYLVYAGIILLGIAIVLKVIYIQVAEGPELIQKAQEQELRYFTIEANRGNIMSSDGSMMAVSVPIFEVRMDVASPLISKQMFSQKVDSLAAALAGLFGDKSKFEYKSSLIKAREKGNRYFLIKKNVTYNELKKLREFPIFRNGKYKGGLITRSYTRRIMPFDNLARRTIGFEVKEEGIFVGLEGSYSEYLAGRNGVQLHRKLSHGDWMPVQDENQVEPDNGKDIITTIDINYQDIAESALMKTLIKNQAFQGCAVVMEVETGEIKAIANLRLNEKKDRYEELYNYAIGEIVEPGSTFKLASIIALLEDKKVKLTDIVDVGDGWTTYYGHTVQDVKKIGDGKITVREAFEKSSNVGISKLIDAAYSDNPKQFVEHLKDMHLHEPLGVEIKGEGTPVVKDPSDKKNWYGTTLPVMSYGYEVMMTPLQMLTFYNAIANNGTMVKPMFVKEIKSSGKTIERFKTEILDDRICSRRTVDSVRSLLEGVVERGTATIIRNAPYKIAGKTGTARIADKNKGYGNKVYNSSFVGYFPADDPKYSCIVLVNDPRKGYYYGSSVAAPVFKEIADKIYASAMLPIEDIDTGHLAQPAYTIGLHHDLDEIFTQLGIEIDTASRHTEWIVAKGQKHNIKYLPRRVIPGIVPNVKGMKARDAVYLLENLGLKTRIQGRGIVTEQSIPSGNIIEKGRTITLKLST